The following proteins come from a genomic window of Montipora capricornis isolate CH-2021 chromosome 9, ASM3666992v2, whole genome shotgun sequence:
- the LOC138016573 gene encoding prokineticin receptor 2-like yields MNGSSQRDYRDDAACPFNVSAFFITTLSVISLASIVGNIFVITAVYRTPVLRTSTNYYYVNMAISDIIFCLMTWPFFLTGKIIISKGSASESSMATYACKTSSYLRMVSYSVSLTSLVLIAVDRFVATVYPFKVYLLSRKLRVALISTTWLLSLSFCYPFFHCSSVYNGGKKLYCKCLWNGKTDVIFFVVGTSFGVFATLCTIIILYQRIMRVLQRKPIQESSAQGSNPVQWRNKTRRKTMYLFILIVAVFFICWIWPYVILVLEIFSPELFLKDHCHWIDGFAFTVFPALSAVMNPIILFSLSSRFRDALPTRTSLPVSCKPRCRAWSLPPYQSRDGPVHLEAMKTLQSLM; encoded by the coding sequence ATGAACGGCTCCTCACAAAGAGATTACAGAGATGATGCCGCATGCCCGTTCAATGTTTCTGCATTCTTCATCACAACCTTGTCAGTGATAAGTTTGGCATCCATTGTCGGCAACATCTTCGTTATTACTGCAGTGTACAGAACGCCAGTCCTCAGAACAAGTACAAACTATTATTACGTTAATATGGCCATATCTGATATTATATTTTGTCTCATGACTTGGCCATTTTTCTTGACTGGAAAGATAATTATCAGCAAGGGAAGCGCGAGCGAAAGTTCTATGGCCACTTATGCTTGCAAAACGTCATCGTATCTGAGAATGGTATCATACTCAGTCTCACTTACCTCCTTGGTTTTGATCGCAGTCGACAGATTCGTTGCAACTGTATATCCTTTCAAAGTTTACTTACTCTCGAGAAAATTAAGAGTAGCTTTAATTTCAACAACATGGCTGCTCTCGCTGTCCTTTTGTTATCCCTTTTTCCATTGTTCCAGCGTATACAATGGCGGAAAAAAGTTATACTGTAAATGTTTGTGGAATGGTAAAACAGATGTCATCTTTTTCGTCGTTGGCACAAGCTTCGGTGTGTTTGCAACTCTTTGTACAATTATCATTTTGTATCAACGTATCATGCGAGTATTACAAAGGAAGCCTATCCAAGAATCCAGCGCGCAGGGCAGCAACCCAGTACAATGGAGGAACAAGACTCGCAGAAAGACCATGTATTTGTTCATCCTGATCGTTGCCGTGTTTTTCATTTGTTGGATATGGCCTTACGTAATATTAGTTTTGGAAATCTTTTCACCCGAACTGTTTCTCAAGGATCATTGCCACTGGATTGACGGTTTTGCTTTTACTGTGTTTCCAGCGCTAAGCGCAGTCATGAAtccaattattttgttttcattaagtTCTAGGTTTCGTGATGCATTACCCACACGCACCTCACTGCCAGTTTCATGCAAACCACGCTGTAGGGCCTGGAGTTTGCCACCTTATCAATCACGCGACGGCCCCGTGCATCTGGAAGCTATGAAAACGTTGCAAAGCCTTATGTAA